A region from the Vicia villosa cultivar HV-30 ecotype Madison, WI linkage group LG3, Vvil1.0, whole genome shotgun sequence genome encodes:
- the LOC131661601 gene encoding uncharacterized protein LOC131661601: protein MQALLKHKLRLFNSNFNSLFRLSSSSYLHSSPAPLNSLPSSSTATNSFTAPWSTIQRRGNRVFASDIRVGNTIGKQGRIYEVLKVDHSQEGRGKATIKVELRDVLQGTKVTQRLGTNEDFEKAYVQEKSFMYMCTDQDGTVVLMDNDTLDQIEVSKDLFGKNSSYIKDEMKVKVQFYDDKPISASVPKRVICTVKEVIAATPRNKKVILENGPTIEVPPHIIAGDAILVNTEDDCYIERAKA from the exons ATGCAAGCTCTATTGAAGCACAAGCTCAGGCTCTTCAATTCCAACTTCAACTCTCTCTTTAGACTTTCATCATCATCCTATTTACATTCTTCTCCCGCTCCGCTAAACTCACTGCCATCTTCTTCCACCGCCACCAACTCGTTCACCGCTCCATGGTCCACCATTCAACGACGTGGAAACAGAGTCTTCGCTTCTGAT ATTAGAGTCGGAAATACCATCGGAAAACAAG GGCGAATATATGAG GTTCTTAAAGTAGATCACTCTCAAGAAGGAAGAGGAAAAGCCACAATCAAG GTggaacttcgtgatgttctccagggAACCAAGGTAACCCAAAGACTGGGTACTAACGAGGATTTTGAAA AGGCATATGTTCAGGAAAAGAGTTTCATGTACATGTGCACGGATCAAGATGGAACTGTAGTATTAATGGA CAATGACACCTTGGATCAAATCGAAGTTTCCAAAGACTTGTTTGGCAAGAATTCTTCATATATAAAAG ATGAAATGAAAGTTAAGGTACAGTTTTATGACGACAAACCTATCTCTGCATCAGTTCCAAAACGCGTAATATGTACTGTCAAGGAAGTGATTGCAGCCACTCCAAG GAATaaaaaggtaatactggaaaatgGCCCTACAATTGAA GTTCCGCCTCACATTATAGCAGGTGATGCCATTCTTGTAAATACAGAGGACGACTGTTACATTGAAAG GGCTAAGGCATAG